A genomic stretch from Streptococcus oralis includes:
- the secA gene encoding preprotein translocase subunit SecA, with product MANILKTIIENDKGELRRLEKMADKVLKYEDQMAALTDDQLKAKTDEFKERYNKGESLDSLLYEAFAVVREAAKRVLGLFPYKVQVMGGIVLHHGDVPEMRTGEGKTLTATMPVYLNALAGEGVHVVTVNEYLTERDATEMGELYSWLGLSVGINLAAKSPMEKKEAYLCDITYSTNSEIGFDYLRDNMVVRAENMVQRPLNYALVDEVDSILIDEARTPLIVSGANAVETSQLYHMADHFVKSLDKDDYIIDIQSKTIGLSDSGIDKAESYFKLENLYDIENVALTHFIDNALRANYIMILDIDYVVSEEQEILIVDQFTGRTMEGRRYSDGLHQAIEAKEGVPIQDETKTSASITYQNLFRMYKKLAGMTGTGKTEEEEFREIYNIRVIPIPTNRPIQRIDHSDLLYASLDAKFKAVVEDVKARYQKGQPVLVGTVAVETSDFLSKKLVEAGVPHEVLNAKNHYREAQIIMNAGQRGAVTIATNMAGRGTDIKLGEGVRELGGLCVIGTERHESRRIDNQLRGRSGRQGDPGESQFYLSLEDDLMKRFGSERLKGVFERLNMSDEAIESRMLTRQVEAAQKRVEGNNYDTRKQVLQYDDVMREQREIIYAQRYDVITADRDLAPEIHAMIRRTIGRIVDAHARSKEDEKLEAILNFAKYNLLPEDSISRSDLTDLSDQAIKDELYQRALKVYDSQVAKLRDEDAVKEFQKVLILRVVDNKWTDHIDALDQLRNAVGLRGYAQNNPVVEYQAEGFRMFNDMIGSIEFDVTRLMMKAQIHEQERPQTEHNISTTATRNIAAQQTHLPADVDLSQIGRNDQCPCGSGKKFKNCHGKRQ from the coding sequence ATGGCTAATATTTTAAAAACGATTATCGAAAATGATAAAGGAGAACTTCGTCGTCTGGAAAAGATGGCAGACAAGGTTCTCAAATATGAAGATCAGATGGCAGCCTTGACGGATGACCAGCTAAAAGCAAAAACAGATGAATTTAAGGAACGTTACAATAAGGGTGAATCGCTGGATTCATTGCTCTATGAGGCTTTTGCGGTAGTTCGTGAAGCTGCAAAACGTGTCCTTGGACTTTTCCCTTATAAGGTTCAGGTCATGGGTGGGATTGTTCTTCACCATGGTGACGTTCCAGAGATGCGTACTGGTGAAGGGAAGACCTTGACAGCGACGATGCCTGTATACCTCAATGCCCTTGCAGGTGAAGGGGTTCACGTAGTAACGGTCAACGAGTATCTAACGGAACGTGATGCGACTGAGATGGGTGAATTGTACTCATGGCTTGGTTTGTCAGTAGGGATTAACTTGGCTGCTAAGTCACCAATGGAGAAGAAAGAAGCTTATCTTTGCGATATCACCTACTCAACCAACTCAGAGATTGGTTTCGACTACCTTCGTGACAACATGGTTGTTCGGGCAGAAAACATGGTACAGCGTCCGCTCAACTATGCTTTGGTCGATGAGGTTGACTCGATCTTGATTGATGAAGCTCGTACTCCTTTGATCGTTTCAGGAGCCAATGCTGTGGAGACTAGTCAGCTGTATCATATGGCGGATCACTTTGTCAAATCTTTGGACAAAGATGACTATATCATCGACATTCAGTCTAAGACCATTGGTTTGTCTGATTCAGGGATTGATAAGGCTGAAAGCTACTTCAAACTGGAAAATCTCTACGATATTGAAAATGTGGCTCTTACTCACTTTATCGACAATGCCCTCCGTGCCAACTATATCATGATTCTTGATATTGACTATGTGGTCAGCGAAGAGCAGGAAATCTTGATTGTTGATCAATTTACAGGTCGTACCATGGAAGGTCGCCGTTACTCTGATGGCTTGCACCAGGCGATTGAAGCCAAGGAAGGTGTGCCAATCCAAGACGAAACTAAGACTTCAGCTTCTATTACCTACCAAAACCTCTTCCGTATGTATAAGAAATTGGCAGGTATGACAGGTACTGGTAAAACAGAAGAAGAAGAATTCCGTGAAATCTATAACATTCGTGTCATCCCAATCCCAACCAACCGTCCAATCCAACGTATCGACCACTCAGACCTTCTCTATGCTAGCCTTGATGCAAAATTCAAGGCCGTGGTTGAAGATGTGAAGGCACGTTATCAAAAGGGTCAGCCAGTCTTGGTAGGTACTGTTGCCGTTGAAACGAGTGATTTCCTTTCTAAGAAATTGGTCGAAGCAGGTGTTCCTCACGAAGTCTTGAATGCGAAAAACCACTACAGAGAAGCTCAAATCATCATGAATGCTGGTCAGCGTGGTGCGGTTACCATCGCAACCAATATGGCCGGTCGTGGTACCGACATTAAGCTTGGTGAAGGCGTTCGTGAGCTTGGTGGACTTTGCGTCATTGGTACAGAACGCCACGAAAGTCGCCGGATCGATAATCAGCTTCGTGGACGTTCAGGACGCCAAGGAGATCCAGGTGAGTCGCAGTTCTACTTGTCTCTTGAAGATGATTTGATGAAACGTTTCGGTTCAGAACGTTTGAAAGGTGTTTTTGAACGTCTCAATATGTCTGACGAAGCCATCGAATCTCGCATGTTAACGCGTCAAGTTGAAGCAGCTCAAAAACGTGTCGAAGGAAACAACTACGACACTCGTAAACAGGTCCTTCAATACGACGACGTTATGCGTGAACAACGTGAAATCATCTATGCACAACGTTATGATGTCATTACTGCAGATCGTGACTTGGCCCCAGAAATCCATGCTATGATCCGTCGTACCATTGGCCGTATCGTGGATGCACATGCTCGTTCGAAAGAAGATGAAAAATTGGAAGCAATCTTGAACTTTGCTAAGTACAACTTACTTCCAGAAGATTCAATCAGCCGTTCAGATCTTACCGATCTGTCAGATCAGGCCATCAAAGATGAGCTGTATCAACGTGCATTGAAGGTTTATGATAGCCAAGTTGCTAAACTTCGTGATGAAGATGCAGTGAAAGAATTCCAAAAGGTCTTGATTCTACGTGTTGTAGATAACAAGTGGACAGATCATATTGATGCTCTTGACCAGTTGCGAAATGCTGTTGGTCTTCGTGGATATGCCCAAAACAACCCTGTTGTAGAATATCAAGCAGAAGGTTTCCGCATGTTTAACGACATGATTGGATCGATTGAGTTTGATGTGACCCGCTTGATGATGAAAGCACAAATCCACGAACAAGAACGTCCGCAAACGGAACACAATATCAGTACAACTGCGACTCGTAATATTGCAGCACAGCAGACTCATCTTCCAGCAGATGTGGACTTGAGCCAAATCGGACGAAATGACCAATGTCCATGTGGATCTGGTAAGAAATTCAAGAACTGTCATGGTAAGAGACAATAA